The following coding sequences lie in one Paenibacillus durus ATCC 35681 genomic window:
- a CDS encoding IS3 family transposase, with product MAWVLRILGLSESTYYDRKKRAARPATKRPPEGQMGRPVPGYSFTVTGEKVSDEQIKEWLLELLEGEEHVYGYKLLAQCIRNRYSVKLNKKKGYRLCKELGILQQSRKRLPSHPRRLPKNRVVTGSNQLWQMDIKYGYIIGQERFFFVLSIIDVFDRVVVQQYRGPVCEAKHAVQTLWRALQSRLQSGEVMPVIRTDNGPQFVSKLFGDTCESLDMIHERIPPRTPNMNAYIESFHSLMERDLFSKREFMTFDEAYEALDQYMDFYNNRKMHGSLKLMPPAKFSEWVKTLEDSSTFHKAM from the coding sequence GTGGCATGGGTTCTGCGCATCCTTGGATTATCCGAATCGACGTACTACGATCGTAAAAAACGAGCTGCCCGTCCGGCAACAAAACGCCCACCAGAAGGCCAGATGGGGCGTCCGGTGCCGGGCTACTCCTTCACGGTTACGGGAGAGAAAGTCAGTGACGAACAAATCAAGGAATGGCTGCTTGAGCTCCTCGAAGGCGAAGAGCATGTCTATGGCTACAAACTTCTTGCGCAATGTATTCGTAACCGGTACAGCGTAAAGCTGAACAAGAAGAAAGGATATCGCTTGTGTAAAGAGCTAGGGATTCTTCAGCAATCCCGTAAGCGCCTCCCCTCACATCCACGCCGGCTTCCCAAGAACCGGGTCGTCACAGGGTCCAACCAGTTGTGGCAAATGGACATCAAGTACGGCTACATCATCGGCCAGGAACGTTTCTTTTTCGTGCTTAGTATCATTGATGTATTTGACCGTGTCGTGGTCCAGCAGTACAGAGGACCCGTATGTGAGGCCAAACATGCGGTCCAAACCCTATGGCGAGCGCTACAGAGTCGTCTCCAATCCGGAGAAGTCATGCCCGTGATTCGAACGGACAACGGGCCGCAATTCGTCAGCAAGTTATTTGGAGATACCTGTGAAAGCCTGGACATGATTCACGAACGCATCCCGCCGCGGACACCGAATATGAATGCCTACATTGAATCCTTTCATAGCTTAATGGAACGCGATCTGTTCAGCAAAAGAGAGTTCATGACCTTCGACGAAGCCTATGAGGCCCTCGATCAATATATGGACTTCTACAACAACCGCAAGATGCATGGCAGCTTGAAATTAATGCCTCCAGCGAAGTTTTCAGAGTGGGTTAAAACGCTGGAAGACTCATCGACATTTCATAAAGCCATGTAA
- a CDS encoding helix-turn-helix domain-containing protein — MGKRLKEEERLKVVKEALAGVKVGVLSRMYDIHPETIRGWIRDHRDSIPPEDIPVADEHLQELQRLQDVEQRYEKAMKVLGEKELELEILRELLKKKDPAYPKNSK, encoded by the coding sequence ATGGGAAAGAGGCTGAAAGAGGAAGAACGGCTTAAAGTTGTTAAGGAAGCGTTAGCTGGAGTTAAGGTGGGGGTATTATCCCGCATGTATGACATCCATCCAGAAACCATACGCGGGTGGATTAGGGATCATCGTGACTCCATTCCACCCGAAGATATTCCGGTTGCAGATGAGCATCTTCAAGAACTTCAGCGACTACAGGATGTGGAACAGCGCTACGAAAAGGCCATGAAGGTGCTCGGGGAAAAAGAACTGGAGCTTGAGATTCTGCGAGAACTGCTAAAAAAGAAAGACCCCGCTTATCCGAAAAATTCGAAGTAG
- a CDS encoding prolyl oligopeptidase family serine peptidase, producing MSDISNAETEIKVLEWEQNVNSYVQLIPNIEFSNIEGTSLKLNLLVYRDPMDALFNREGNKETYPLIIYLQGCGWGWSEQDIFAFVPQLAEFAKQGYVVATVQYRGSGKALFPGQLHDVKAAVRFLKANASQYNIDPERVGVWGDSSGAHLALLLGLTEGIEEFDGDREYLQESSKVQAIVDWFGPTDFLSMSQYPSVFDHDSPHSPESKLVGGAIQEHKDKARKASPSQYVRPDAPPILMMHGDRDDVVPFEQSLDFFKTMKQAGNDITLYKITGGGHIGFTQPHTLDVVKSFFKTHLQDR from the coding sequence ATGTCAGATATCAGCAACGCAGAGACGGAAATCAAGGTGCTTGAGTGGGAGCAAAATGTGAATTCGTACGTACAACTGATCCCTAATATTGAGTTCTCCAACATAGAGGGAACTTCATTGAAATTGAATTTGCTGGTGTACCGGGACCCGATGGATGCGTTATTTAACCGGGAAGGGAATAAAGAAACGTATCCCTTGATTATTTATTTGCAAGGTTGCGGGTGGGGATGGTCGGAGCAGGACATTTTCGCGTTTGTCCCCCAGTTGGCTGAATTTGCGAAACAAGGCTACGTCGTCGCAACTGTTCAATACAGAGGAAGCGGAAAAGCGCTGTTCCCGGGTCAGCTTCACGATGTGAAAGCGGCTGTACGTTTCTTAAAAGCCAACGCATCCCAGTACAATATTGATCCGGAGCGAGTAGGGGTATGGGGAGACTCATCGGGCGCGCACTTGGCGCTTTTGCTTGGATTAACGGAAGGCATTGAGGAGTTTGACGGAGACCGGGAATATCTTCAGGAATCCAGTAAGGTTCAGGCGATTGTAGACTGGTTCGGTCCGACGGATTTTCTGTCCATGAGTCAATATCCGTCTGTGTTTGACCATGATTCACCGCATTCACCGGAATCGAAGCTGGTAGGCGGAGCTATTCAGGAGCATAAAGATAAAGCGAGAAAAGCAAGCCCGAGTCAGTATGTGCGCCCTGATGCGCCTCCGATTTTAATGATGCACGGGGATCGGGACGACGTAGTACCGTTTGAACAAAGCCTTGATTTTTTCAAGACGATGAAGCAGGCAGGGAATGATATAACGTTGTATAAAATAACGGGCGGAGGCCATATCGGCTTCACTCAGCCGCACACGCTTGATGTGGTGAAATCGTTCTTCAAGACCCATTTACAAGACCGTTAA
- a CDS encoding Rrf2 family transcriptional regulator has protein sequence MRISSRFSIAVHMLSLIHVRTDLLTSEQIADSVNTNPVIIRQISRLLKKSGLLDVKRGSGGAFLLKDASDISLYDVYKAVEVVEEGELFHTHDHPNPNCWVGANINQVLELILLKAQTAMEQVLREISIKEITELIVQRKNA, from the coding sequence GTGAGAATCAGCAGCCGGTTTTCAATAGCTGTCCATATGTTATCCCTGATTCACGTCCGGACGGATCTTCTGACTTCGGAACAGATTGCCGACAGTGTAAACACGAATCCCGTGATTATCCGCCAAATCAGCCGGTTATTAAAAAAATCCGGTCTGCTTGATGTGAAACGTGGCTCCGGCGGTGCCTTCCTGCTAAAGGATGCCTCCGATATCTCCTTGTATGACGTCTATAAAGCCGTTGAAGTGGTGGAGGAAGGGGAGCTGTTCCACACGCATGACCATCCGAACCCGAACTGTTGGGTGGGCGCGAATATTAATCAGGTTTTGGAGCTTATTTTATTGAAGGCTCAAACGGCTATGGAACAAGTTCTGCGGGAGATTTCCATAAAAGAAATAACGGAGCTTATTGTTCAAAGAAAGAATGCTTAA
- a CDS encoding TetR/AcrR family transcriptional regulator encodes MARSKEFDTTLVLHKAMEVFGHYGFEGTSLQNLLDGLGIARQSLYDTYGTKRDLFISAVKYYVNEKSAAVISYLERSGSAKQAIADIFYEIVAVLQDDLRRKECFILHSAIDQIPHDPEIAAFFKHDMERLEKAFYDALVRAREQGELSGRHDDLLALARYLYHARYALTQAAKMTDNPQVLDQIAAVTLSALDK; translated from the coding sequence ATGGCAAGAAGCAAGGAGTTCGATACGACTCTTGTGCTGCATAAGGCTATGGAAGTATTTGGACACTACGGCTTTGAGGGAACCTCGCTCCAAAATTTGCTCGACGGTTTAGGGATTGCCCGCCAAAGTCTATACGATACGTATGGAACCAAAAGAGACCTCTTTATCTCGGCAGTCAAATATTATGTCAATGAGAAATCGGCAGCCGTAATCTCCTATCTGGAGCGCTCGGGTTCGGCGAAGCAAGCCATTGCCGACATTTTTTACGAAATTGTAGCCGTTCTGCAGGATGATCTGCGCCGCAAGGAATGTTTCATTTTGCATAGCGCCATTGATCAAATCCCTCACGACCCGGAAATTGCGGCATTTTTCAAACACGACATGGAACGACTGGAAAAAGCCTTTTATGACGCATTGGTTCGGGCCCGGGAACAAGGCGAACTGAGCGGCCGCCATGATGACCTGCTCGCCCTTGCAAGGTATTTATATCATGCGCGGTATGCATTAACCCAAGCGGCTAAAATGACTGACAACCCGCAGGTCTTGGACCAAATTGCCGCTGTCACCCTCTCGGCGCTTGATAAATAA
- a CDS encoding transposase, translating into MKHTSYGFDVLALVGELRFKHHYTLAELNEELNQRGVVTSERNCMRLYERYLTLLRASVTDHLREKLADVVREYGGLLLSMDGVQPEKGNETLYVVREGFSGSILAAKNLKSGSAEELKRLLEPVEQLGFPVIGLLSDGQHSIRLAMSGLWPDIPYQYCQYHYLKDIAKPVMELDRKLKTGIKKNLRGIRELEKQVQCESSDEAEITKEYLAAVRSILLEDGNPPLDLPGIRVYEGAKAIQKSLKRCSKKGGSDSTGSC; encoded by the coding sequence ATGAAACACACGTCTTATGGCTTCGATGTGCTTGCGCTCGTTGGCGAGCTTCGCTTCAAGCACCACTACACCCTTGCGGAACTAAACGAGGAATTGAACCAACGAGGTGTCGTGACCTCTGAGCGCAATTGTATGCGGCTGTACGAACGCTATCTCACCTTGCTCCGTGCTTCGGTGACCGACCATCTTCGCGAGAAGTTGGCAGATGTCGTACGGGAATATGGCGGTCTGCTTCTTTCCATGGATGGAGTTCAACCCGAAAAGGGAAACGAGACGCTGTACGTGGTGCGGGAAGGATTTAGCGGCAGCATTTTGGCAGCTAAAAACTTGAAAAGCGGCAGCGCGGAAGAATTGAAGCGTCTACTCGAACCGGTGGAACAGTTAGGCTTTCCCGTCATTGGACTCCTCAGCGATGGCCAACATTCGATCCGTCTGGCGATGTCCGGGCTGTGGCCGGACATCCCGTACCAGTACTGTCAGTACCACTACCTAAAGGACATTGCCAAACCTGTCATGGAGCTTGACCGAAAACTCAAGACAGGCATTAAGAAAAACTTGCGCGGTATCCGTGAATTGGAAAAACAAGTGCAGTGCGAATCCTCCGACGAAGCCGAGATTACCAAGGAATACCTGGCGGCCGTACGCTCCATTTTGCTGGAAGATGGCAATCCGCCTCTGGATCTTCCCGGTATCCGGGTTTACGAAGGGGCAAAGGCGATCCAGAAATCACTGAAACGCTGCTCTAAAAAAGGGGGCTCCGATTCAACGGGAAGCTGCTGA
- a CDS encoding ketoacyl-ACP synthase III: protein MSANVKICGVAIYHPDNKVGNEYFVKHFERQGKDITGLLEVTGRETRYLSNDPHENPLTMGIEAAKRVLYQTGIDSAELDMIVFSSGTPEYVQPTNAVKVHHALGGKNSAIVYDINSNCVGMVVALEQISRNMLSNPNVKYAMIVGAEQLNKYSRTNEEVPYSNFGDAAAALILERVEDSNCGFIDSSFYTDSSLHNTIVLPAKGFSNIYREDLEESDKRIEWLPFDTDEAFLSAKNAIERLLKENGLTKSDVKKYFLSQFAKKNIDIICDQLNEDRVKFKFIGDEFGYTGTSSPFIAFAKSIEEGEIKRGDVIVFWSVGAGITSCNVIYKY, encoded by the coding sequence ATGAGTGCAAATGTAAAAATTTGCGGGGTAGCGATTTATCATCCGGACAATAAAGTTGGCAACGAGTACTTTGTGAAGCATTTTGAACGTCAAGGGAAGGATATTACGGGGCTTCTTGAAGTGACTGGGCGTGAGACTCGGTATCTGTCAAATGATCCCCATGAAAACCCATTAACGATGGGAATTGAAGCGGCCAAAAGAGTACTATACCAAACGGGTATTGATAGCGCTGAGTTAGATATGATCGTTTTTTCATCCGGAACACCCGAGTATGTCCAACCGACCAACGCAGTTAAGGTGCATCATGCACTCGGCGGCAAGAATTCGGCTATCGTCTATGATATCAACTCCAACTGTGTGGGAATGGTCGTCGCGCTGGAACAGATCAGCCGCAATATGCTGTCGAATCCCAATGTGAAATATGCCATGATCGTTGGAGCGGAGCAATTGAACAAATACTCCAGGACTAATGAAGAAGTTCCTTATTCCAATTTTGGGGATGCCGCTGCCGCCCTTATCCTTGAACGAGTGGAGGACAGCAATTGCGGATTTATTGATTCTTCATTCTATACGGATTCTTCGCTGCATAATACGATTGTTCTGCCTGCCAAGGGATTCTCCAATATTTACAGGGAGGACTTAGAGGAGAGCGACAAACGAATCGAATGGCTGCCGTTCGATACGGATGAAGCATTCTTGAGTGCGAAGAACGCCATCGAAAGACTGCTCAAGGAGAACGGACTGACCAAGTCGGATGTCAAAAAATACTTCCTGTCTCAATTTGCCAAGAAAAATATCGATATCATTTGCGATCAGCTTAACGAAGACCGTGTGAAATTCAAGTTTATCGGGGATGAGTTTGGATACACAGGGACAAGCAGCCCGTTTATTGCCTTTGCCAAATCGATTGAAGAGGGCGAAATCAAACGCGGGGATGTCATCGTCTTCTGGTCGGTAGGGGCGGGAATTACTTCTTGCAATGTGATTTATAAATATTAA
- a CDS encoding nucleoside hydrolase, with protein MNRLIIDTDIGSDIDDAMALALAMKSPELMLEGVTTVYGDADLRARMVVKMLKHGGREDVRVYAGLDRPLLGNREIWMAGHEGKGLIEEGESLPYEERHAVDFIIDTIMANPGEITLVPIGPLTNIAACLIREPRVAENVKEIILMGGVTRLGRNAAELPVTEHNIVSDPEAASVVFSSGAPIVMVGLDVTLQVIITDQHRKQLQETNDPLNAALARQMDFWFDFIKEKKTFMHDPLTVSLLIDRSLVQTEKMNVTVEYDHRAKTGQTVAVRAEDGNVEVCLEVDSERFLEMLMNRLTGQA; from the coding sequence ATGAACCGTTTAATTATCGATACGGATATTGGCAGCGATATTGATGACGCCATGGCGCTTGCGCTGGCGATGAAGTCCCCGGAACTGATGCTCGAGGGCGTTACAACTGTGTACGGAGATGCCGATTTGCGCGCCCGGATGGTCGTCAAAATGCTTAAACACGGCGGCAGAGAAGACGTGCGTGTATACGCCGGTCTGGATCGGCCGCTGCTTGGCAACCGTGAAATATGGATGGCCGGCCACGAAGGGAAGGGGCTTATTGAGGAAGGGGAATCGCTTCCTTACGAAGAGCGCCACGCTGTCGATTTCATCATCGATACCATTATGGCGAATCCAGGCGAAATCACACTGGTCCCGATCGGACCGCTGACGAACATCGCCGCCTGCCTGATCCGCGAGCCGAGGGTCGCCGAGAACGTCAAAGAAATTATTTTGATGGGCGGCGTTACCCGGCTTGGCCGCAATGCCGCAGAGTTGCCTGTGACCGAGCATAATATAGTCAGCGACCCGGAAGCGGCGTCTGTCGTATTTAGCAGCGGCGCGCCTATCGTCATGGTCGGACTGGATGTCACGCTGCAGGTTATTATTACCGATCAACATCGCAAGCAGCTGCAGGAGACGAACGATCCGCTGAATGCCGCATTGGCCCGGCAGATGGATTTCTGGTTCGATTTTATTAAAGAGAAGAAGACGTTTATGCATGACCCGCTCACCGTCTCGCTTCTCATTGACCGGTCGCTTGTCCAAACCGAGAAAATGAATGTAACCGTCGAATACGATCACCGTGCGAAGACAGGCCAAACCGTCGCTGTTCGCGCAGAGGACGGCAATGTGGAGGTATGTCTCGAAGTGGATAGCGAACGGTTTCTGGAGATGCTGATGAACCGTTTGACCGGACAAGCCTGA
- a CDS encoding OsmC family protein: protein MMSSFASSWSGELDTRGLMGDPEVRTYFQKVEITAEVKTNETDERIRQLQETTDRRCPLFNTIKAADVEIVTTWTKAA, encoded by the coding sequence ATGATGTCTTCCTTCGCCAGTTCATGGAGCGGCGAGCTGGATACTCGCGGGTTGATGGGCGATCCAGAGGTTCGTACTTATTTTCAAAAAGTGGAGATTACCGCGGAAGTGAAGACGAATGAAACGGATGAGCGTATCCGGCAGCTTCAAGAGACAACGGATCGCCGCTGCCCGCTGTTTAATACAATAAAAGCGGCAGATGTTGAAATCGTCACGACCTGGACAAAAGCCGCGTAA
- a CDS encoding zinc-dependent alcohol dehydrogenase family protein, giving the protein MKVYEIQGAFGIDQLKEVVRPVPVPGPGQVCIKMRAVSLNSRDLGVIDGFYNPELNAPLIPVSDGVAEVVALGEGTTSFKTGDRVSGIFAQSWISGEATRDNWVSTLGSPLNGMLAEYAVLPEEGLVRVPDHLTDEEAAALPCAGVTAWHAIVEEGRVKAGDTIVVQGTGGVSLFALQFAKLHGASVIVTSSSDEKLQRAKELGADFGINYKQTPEWDQIVLELTGGRGADHIVDLGGSATLNKSIAALRVGGQISLVGGLSGYQVDGFAIIPAILRRARLQAINVGSRDMFETMNQAIRQNGLRPVVDRVFPFDHAVEALHYFAEGSYFGKICIKF; this is encoded by the coding sequence ATGAAAGTATACGAAATTCAAGGCGCATTTGGAATTGATCAGTTGAAGGAAGTCGTTCGTCCGGTACCAGTTCCGGGTCCAGGCCAAGTCTGCATCAAAATGCGGGCGGTTTCCCTTAACTCCAGAGATTTGGGTGTAATTGATGGGTTTTACAATCCCGAATTGAATGCACCATTAATTCCGGTGTCTGATGGTGTGGCCGAAGTTGTCGCATTGGGAGAGGGAACGACGAGCTTCAAGACTGGCGACCGGGTGAGCGGGATTTTCGCGCAGAGCTGGATTTCCGGAGAGGCTACGCGGGATAATTGGGTAAGCACACTGGGAAGTCCGCTGAATGGAATGCTTGCGGAGTATGCCGTACTCCCAGAGGAAGGGCTTGTTCGAGTGCCCGATCATTTGACGGATGAAGAGGCGGCGGCGCTTCCATGCGCAGGGGTGACGGCGTGGCACGCTATCGTGGAAGAAGGCCGGGTCAAAGCGGGTGATACCATTGTCGTGCAAGGCACAGGAGGTGTCTCGTTGTTCGCGCTTCAATTCGCCAAGCTTCACGGCGCATCGGTGATCGTGACGTCAAGCAGCGACGAGAAGCTTCAGCGGGCTAAGGAACTCGGGGCGGATTTCGGAATCAATTACAAACAAACGCCCGAATGGGATCAAATCGTTCTGGAACTAACGGGTGGCCGCGGTGCTGATCATATCGTCGATCTCGGCGGATCGGCTACACTGAACAAGTCGATTGCGGCGCTGCGGGTGGGCGGTCAAATCAGCTTGGTAGGGGGTCTATCGGGGTATCAAGTGGATGGTTTTGCAATTATCCCCGCCATTTTAAGAAGAGCGCGCCTGCAAGCCATTAACGTCGGCAGCCGCGACATGTTTGAAACAATGAACCAAGCCATCCGGCAAAACGGGCTTCGCCCGGTCGTTGACCGTGTGTTTCCATTTGATCATGCGGTTGAAGCGCTGCATTATTTTGCCGAGGGCTCGTATTTTGGCAAGATTTGCATTAAATTTTAA
- a CDS encoding winged helix-turn-helix transcriptional regulator codes for MNSSYSHKTIQPDISLSICGYSKVLEIVSNKWTALVIYAMEDGVIRYGEIRRRIEGISKKMLTQTLRQLERNGLVKRVITPSVPPIVEYSLTTLGESLLEPMRALNQWTKENYSLVEQARASYDQAYNEE; via the coding sequence ATGAATTCGTCATATTCACATAAAACGATACAGCCCGATATATCTTTATCCATTTGCGGATACAGCAAGGTACTTGAGATCGTTTCCAACAAATGGACAGCATTGGTCATCTATGCCATGGAAGATGGAGTCATTCGTTACGGCGAGATAAGAAGACGAATCGAAGGCATTTCCAAAAAAATGCTGACCCAAACCCTCCGGCAGTTGGAACGAAACGGATTGGTTAAGCGTGTTATTACACCGTCCGTCCCGCCAATCGTCGAATACTCTCTCACTACGCTGGGAGAATCTTTGCTTGAGCCGATGAGAGCGCTGAATCAGTGGACAAAAGAAAATTACTCGCTAGTTGAACAGGCCAGAGCATCGTATGATCAAGCCTACAACGAGGAATGA
- a CDS encoding multicopper oxidase family protein — protein MALAKFVDPLPIPRTLTPALRKNGITYYKVRMKQFTASLHRDLPKTTLWGFESQFPGPTINVRKGETVKVLWENKLPKKHILPVDTSIHGAGRNDPQVRTVVHLHGARVRPDSDGYPEAWFTRGFAKTGPVFKNKVYTYTNNQRSTALWYHDHAMGITRLNVYAGLAGFYFIRDKEEDALPLPKGPYEIPLMIADRSFKPDGLLFYPNRPERSSLKNPNARIPKPSVVPEFFGDTILVNGKVWPFLNVEPRKYRFRILNASNARFYRLKLNSGQSFFQIGTDGGLLEKPVKAKQILIAPSERVDIIVDFSKMAGKRITLTNNAPAPFPDGKPGNLNPNTTGMIMQFRVKLSLKGKDNSKIPATLSRITKLTRTNVKRVRNLPLVESFDNFGRLLQLLTGRSWEDPVTEKPTVGTKEIWRLINTTADTHPIHLHLVHFQILQRRPFDVNFFNRTGKIRYTAPPIKPALNERGLKDTVRANPGEVTEIIARFGPFTGRYVWHCHMLEHEDHDMMRPYIILPKKRNK, from the coding sequence ATGGCACTAGCCAAATTTGTTGATCCCTTACCGATTCCTAGAACCTTAACACCGGCCTTAAGGAAGAACGGAATCACGTATTACAAGGTAAGGATGAAGCAATTTACTGCCTCTCTTCATCGTGACTTACCGAAGACGACTTTGTGGGGCTTTGAAAGCCAATTCCCAGGTCCGACCATTAACGTCAGAAAGGGCGAGACCGTAAAGGTCTTATGGGAAAATAAGCTTCCTAAAAAACATATTCTACCGGTCGATACATCTATTCACGGGGCCGGACGGAATGACCCGCAGGTACGCACAGTAGTCCATTTGCATGGAGCAAGGGTTCGGCCGGACAGTGATGGTTATCCGGAGGCTTGGTTTACACGCGGGTTTGCCAAAACAGGACCTGTCTTTAAAAATAAAGTCTATACGTATACAAACAATCAGCGTTCAACGGCTCTTTGGTATCATGATCATGCTATGGGGATTACCAGATTGAATGTCTATGCCGGTTTAGCAGGCTTTTATTTTATTAGGGATAAGGAGGAGGACGCTCTTCCGCTGCCTAAAGGTCCTTATGAAATACCGCTGATGATCGCAGACCGCTCATTCAAACCCGACGGCTTGCTCTTTTATCCGAATCGGCCCGAACGCAGCAGTTTAAAAAATCCGAACGCCCGAATCCCTAAGCCCTCGGTTGTACCTGAATTTTTCGGTGATACGATCCTGGTCAATGGAAAGGTTTGGCCTTTTCTAAATGTGGAACCCAGGAAGTACCGTTTCCGTATTCTAAATGCTTCCAACGCCCGCTTTTATCGTCTAAAGCTCAATTCCGGTCAATCCTTCTTTCAAATCGGCACAGATGGGGGATTACTTGAAAAGCCCGTAAAAGCAAAGCAAATTCTGATAGCACCTTCCGAACGTGTTGATATCATCGTTGATTTTTCAAAAATGGCAGGCAAAAGGATCACGCTGACCAATAATGCTCCGGCTCCCTTCCCTGATGGAAAGCCCGGTAATCTCAACCCAAATACAACAGGAATGATCATGCAGTTTAGGGTTAAATTGTCTCTGAAGGGTAAAGATAATAGCAAAATTCCTGCAACCTTGTCCAGAATTACTAAGTTAACAAGAACAAATGTCAAAAGAGTAAGAAACTTACCTCTTGTTGAGTCATTCGACAACTTCGGACGCTTATTACAACTGTTAACGGGAAGATCATGGGAAGATCCGGTTACGGAGAAGCCTACGGTTGGAACAAAAGAAATTTGGCGGTTGATCAATACGACAGCGGATACTCATCCTATCCATCTGCATCTTGTCCATTTTCAAATTCTGCAGCGTCGTCCGTTTGATGTTAATTTCTTTAATCGAACAGGAAAGATCCGTTATACAGCTCCTCCGATTAAACCGGCCCTCAATGAACGCGGCTTAAAAGATACAGTCCGTGCCAACCCGGGGGAAGTAACTGAGATTATAGCCCGATTCGGTCCTTTTACCGGCCGCTACGTCTGGCATTGTCATATGCTGGAGCATGAAGATCATGATATGATGCGTCCATACATTATACTTCCGAAGAAGAGGAATAAATGA
- a CDS encoding flavodoxin family protein, translating to MKVIAVNGSPRTNRNTATLLQEALHGAQSRGAETKLVHLYSMDFKGCASCLSCKRKDSRLGGLCAMKDDLKEVLQEILACDVLLLGSPIYFGNVTGEMRSFLERLLFPNLSYNEGERSTFAGRINSGFIYTMNVTEERAREMNYEAVFQSNQNLLHILGGDSEILLSCDTYQFADYSKYEASRFDAEQKARVREEQFPVDCRKAFELGARLAAV from the coding sequence ATGAAAGTCATTGCTGTCAACGGCAGTCCGAGAACAAACCGCAATACCGCGACACTGCTTCAGGAAGCGCTGCATGGGGCGCAGTCCCGGGGAGCGGAAACGAAGCTGGTGCATTTGTACAGTATGGATTTCAAGGGATGCGCGAGCTGCTTGTCCTGCAAAAGAAAGGACAGCCGGCTGGGCGGACTATGTGCCATGAAGGACGATTTGAAGGAAGTGCTGCAGGAAATTCTGGCATGCGACGTCCTCCTGCTTGGTTCGCCAATCTATTTCGGCAATGTTACCGGGGAAATGCGAAGTTTTCTGGAGCGGCTGCTGTTCCCAAATCTATCCTACAACGAAGGAGAAAGGTCCACTTTTGCGGGCAGGATTAACTCAGGTTTTATCTATACCATGAATGTCACGGAAGAGCGGGCAAGAGAGATGAACTACGAGGCGGTATTCCAGAGTAACCAGAATCTTCTGCACATCCTGGGCGGGGATTCGGAGATTCTGCTCTCCTGCGATACGTATCAATTTGCCGATTATTCCAAGTATGAAGCCTCCAGATTCGATGCTGAGCAGAAGGCTAGGGTGAGAGAGGAGCAGTTTCCCGTCGACTGCAGAAAGGCGTTTGAGCTCGGAGCCCGTTTGGCTGCGGTGTGA